In Caldicellulosiruptor morganii, the following proteins share a genomic window:
- a CDS encoding arsenate reductase ArsC gives MKPKVAFVCVGNSCRSQMAEGFARYYGSDLIDVYSAGTEIADKVNPLAIEVMKEKGIDISHQFPKTIFDIPKEVDYLITMGCGVECPYIPCRHKEDWGLSDPAGKPIEEFRKIRDEIEKKVLHLLERVKKEYYYGEAK, from the coding sequence ATGAAGCCAAAAGTTGCTTTTGTGTGTGTTGGGAATTCCTGCCGAAGTCAAATGGCAGAGGGTTTTGCCCGCTACTACGGCAGCGACTTAATTGATGTATACAGTGCAGGTACAGAGATAGCAGATAAAGTCAATCCCCTGGCAATTGAAGTAATGAAAGAGAAGGGAATTGACATTTCACATCAATTTCCAAAAACCATTTTTGATATTCCCAAAGAAGTGGACTATTTAATTACAATGGGTTGTGGAGTTGAGTGTCCATATATTCCATGCAGACACAAAGAAGATTGGGGTTTGAGCGACCCAGCAGGAAAGCCTATTGAGGAGTTCAGAAAGATTAGAGATGAGATAGAAAAAAAGGTTTTGCATTTACTTGAAAGAGTAAAAAAAGAATATTATTATGGGGAGGCGAAATAA